Below is a window of Neodiprion virginianus isolate iyNeoVirg1 chromosome 4, iyNeoVirg1.1, whole genome shotgun sequence DNA.
GACCAGCACGCGGAAATACCGTAGGGATGACTTTTAGGAGGAGGGGGTTGAAAAAGAAGGGGACACATTTTCCCATCCCGCGGGTAACACGTCCCTGCGAAGCCGCCTCCGGAGGAAATATCGCAGGGCGGTAAATAACTAATGCGTAACACGCGAGCGTCTGTTCGAGTTGATAAATCGTTCGATTTTGAAACGCCGCTCGCTTCAGGCAGCCCAGCTCTTTTTAATACCCAACAAACATGCCGTTCAACCTTCGATTACCCGCCTCTTCCTGTCTCACCGGCGATAAACCGACCCGCTCAATTCGCCAATTTTATCGCCTCGCGGGCACCGCGATGAATAATTTCCGTACTGCCGATTAGCCCATGCTCCAGCGGTTTCGTTCTGTAATGTATGTGCGAAAAAGGTGGTGGGCTTAAATGTCCGAAAGCGgcaaattccgaattttttggtggcgaaactcAGAGTAAaggaatcaaactttgacgaaacatcaaagtttcgaatggtccaaAATCAGAGGCTCAAAGTTCGGAAAGGAGAAAATGCCGAAAGGACGTAGCTCCGACgagtcaaagtttcgaaagtgcgaaattgagaaattttttaaatctgataTATCGAAATTTCCGAATGATCCGAGATTTTgagttctgtgaatttctggcttggtgaaatttcatcactttAATCTTTCTTTGATTTggattttccatatttttacgttcggaatcctggtcattccgATTTTCGGTATTTCTCGtattttacacccactcgtcgagtaaactactctgtgtgagtatatttctCTATCGTAAGTTTACTTTCCGGAACTTTGCTCCATCGTACCTTGAATTTTCGGGAtattgcatttcggaactttgaaccgtcggctttccgaccattcgaaactttgttgtttcgtaaagatttaatttctttacttcaagtttcgccggCAAATAATTCGGATTTAGGcgttttcggaaatttttaaattcggaacttcaaacCCGTTCCCGAAAAAGTACATAGCTAAgaccaaaaaagaaaaaaaaaggtacacAGAAACAATACATTCGTACACGTTATGCCGATAAAGGCTCGTGGAAATGATTGAAGCACTCGCACCATCCACAAGAATTTCATCAAATAGTTATCTGTAACGCGTCGAGCGGACACTGATCTGGCTCTGTTAGAAGGTggcaaaaaattgcaagagtACAGGGAACGATTTGTCATTCAAGATGCTAGAAAAGGCGACGTGTATCTCAGACGGACCGAGCTGCACGGAGgagcaagaagaagaaggcaAAACGTGATACACATAAGTCAGACGCGCGGCAGGAAAGCTGATAAGCTTTATCGAGATCCGGAGTGAACTTTTCGCCGGTTGTTGCAAGCTCGAGGACAACGCGGCGCGTGCATGCACATGCCGTTGTAAATCGAGTCTGGTGAATCCCCGGGGGCGTTTCGAGTGTGCAGTCACTGTGCTCCGCACCGCATGTGTAACCCGGTACTTGGAGGTCGTCCCCTGGGTCGGCGGGCAGACGACGCGACTGTCCTCGACTACGGGCCACGTCCTCGACAAAGAGGAAGAGTTCCCGAGTTCCTCGCCGCTCTGGGACTCCCCCGCAATTTACGTCCTCCAGGATGCAGAACTTCCGGATACAGTTTGCGGAAAAACGAGACGGATTCGAGGGGCGGGATGTTACGGgacgaaatttcttttcaggCTGCAGCGCGacatgaataattttttaatgaaactaGACGGTTAATTGATTGTTCGAATAatgattgattgaattttgaacgcGCTCCTCGGACAATCATGTTTACCTACATCGGATAACGCAGTTGTTTGGACAGTAGCTTAGGGAGAATTATAAACTACAATACGGTGCGTAAACAGGACGAATCAATTTACAGGCTTCGCTTGTATCGGATTTCACAATCCTGGTTCGTTGATTGTACCCGGGAGTGAATAGCAAGAACGGGATAATGAATTCATTGTGTAATATTCGATTGAGAAAATTGCATCATGATTCAAATTGCCGGAACATCTGTTGAAATCTTATGAGATCGAAGAGTTGAGTCTTtctatttgtaaaaataaaaaactgtaactagacaaaaaaaatttctccactTTCAGAGGCCCCTGAAACACCGCCGAGGCCAAGATCAATGGCCCCCGCCTCTCGCAGCAGCGGAATGGGGGGCGTAGGTGGTGTTGGAACGGGGGGCGGTTGGGGTGACGCGCCTTTGGCGAGGGCGCTTTTCGCCTACCTTAGTTCGGGGGAGAACCAGCTGAGCTTCTTGGAGGGAGACTTGATCGCGCTGATGGGTGAGTAGCCGAGTAAAAGGAGGAgaagaatgaatgaaaaaggaaagaaacaaTGATCGAAAAACTTGGATTTCTTTTTCCGCACTCAACGATAAAGAGGcccaatttttattatcggCATTCGGTCGAGCGGCAGAGCCAATTATTTATGTTCGGATCGGTGAACAGCATGCAGTTCAGTGAGTGACTGTATATTTCCGGCATTCAAATACCGTTTCGAGATTGCAACTTGCGTACGATGCACAGCGAATTCGCTGGCCATTAGGCGAAGTGCCTTCACGGTCATTGCACAAGCGCGAATTGCGGGGCTGAACAGCTAGCCGGCTAGTATAAATCCCAGAACGCGTATCGATATCGCTGCTCTTTGAAGAACCTTCGTTCTTCCATGAATTTGTGTTTTTAAATCTGCGGAGTCTCGCCAAATATCGAATCAAGTTTCATGGGAATTTATTTCCACTTGGGAAAGACATTGGCAGAATTTTTGCGTTGAAATGCGGAGGTGTAAAAAGCACCGTCGTGACTCTGCAGTGCTCGAATCATTCCTCCATTATTTACCCAGCCCCGTCGCAaacatgaattattatttatcagcCATAAGTGAGCGAGCTGATTCAATGTTCTTCTTCACGTGTAATTACGAGGCCCAGTTTCGCGGGCCTAGGTCACATTCCACTcgtgttttcgaattttgaatttcaatgcTGAGGAATTTTCCGGGCAGTCTGGAAGGTGACAGGCTGAGGATGGAGAAGCAGGTGCAATTTAAGTGTCTTGAAAGTGCAGCGCGTTGAGACGGGTGCAAAGAGTAGTCGAGTAAATTTTTAACGCCCCTTAAACGCCTCTTCACTTTCTTCAGACGAGTCGCTATGTGCTGGCAGACGCTAGAAATCCCGTTTCAGATCTCACATAGCGGCGTAAAACAGCAGggtggtaaaattttcataacttCTCTGTATTCGCGATGAATAAAGTTTGATCCCAGAATTTCAACACTAACACTTACAACCGACGGACAGTTGTTCCTGGGACCATTTGTACCCTTTCTTGTCATTCCTTCGCAGGATACGTTCTTCTGGACTGAAGCTTAGACTCTGAGTCAAATGTTTGAACAAATCGAGTTTTTAAACGTTGCCTTGTTTCTCATTCGCACAGGTGACAGACAGAAGGGATGGCAATTTGGGGAGAACCTGCGTACTCAGAGCTCAGGCTGGTTCCCTCTCGCATACACCGAGATCATCATCGACGAAACTCTTGGGTGAGTGACTTGTACTGTACCAAGTTCTTCCATTTTGCACGAATTCCCGTTCCTTGATCCCATCGATCCGAAATTTCCCTTTTAAACGGCTCTGAAACGAATCCTTAGAGATCCCTTCTCAACACAGTTTCTTTGGCAGAATAACTGGATAAACAAACCtgttgaaacttttctcattctttgtttcttttcttgttaCGTCACCTTCTCAAGTTGGGACGACCGGCCAACCGAGTCATTTTGCTGAAGAAAATGGTAACTCatgttaataattttctacGTAGCACCTATAATCATCTGCAATTGTCCACGGTGATTATCTGCGGCAGGTCTCATTTCGCaccacaatttttattttatttttttctctatttcttctcttcatCAGCCATAATACATTAAAGATCCATTTAGTTTTGCTAAAGAGATCGACATTGAAACGTGATTGATAATCCAAGTTCCGGCAGTTTATCGACATCGAGAACGTTGACGAGGTACATTTAAACCATAAAATACCCTCACGAACCACATAAATCAACCCCAAATAGTCCAGCCCGTCGACTTACTTACCAGTCTCCCTGCATCTTCACCCTCGCGACGAATACGGGAAGTGCAGAAGAGGCCTTCTTAACGCCTTGGCAGACAAGTGCCGCGGGGCAGAGGGGGAGACTCCGGCAATTGCATTCCTAGGCTGCTCGGCCATTCAACGCTCCCCGAGATACTTAGGGACCTTTAGACCTCGACGTTCCAATCTCCCCCTCCCACGACTTTGAGCGTCTCATTCGGTCTCTCTACGGGGTCCCCTGATAACGAGAGACTCTCCTTCGCCCCCAGGTCGCCGTCCCGCGCCTCCAACAGCGGACGGACACCCGAGCCGAGAGTCGTACCGCCGTGCAAACCGCCGCCGTCTCGGCCCCCCGTCACTCCAGGAGTCGAAGAGGGCACCTCGAGCAACAGCAGCCACACACCCACCAACATGTCGAACAGCAACAGTTCCCAAACGATCACGACGCCGACGTCTCGACAGGCCAAATCCGTGAGTCCAATTACCCACTATATGACTAATTTTCAGGTTCACCGCGAGCTTGCCAATGTCATCTGGCACGTTGGTTTGGCCTGGTTCGAACACCCCTTACGGGTAAAAACAAAGAGACAGTTTTCGACCCCGATCCCTGACGATGCCACGTTTCTTACCCTTCCGCAGATGCGGCCCTCCGGAACCCTGCCCGCGGCCTTGGCCGGCGGTCGCCGAGTCCAGCCTCCCGTGCCTCCGGTCCCCCCACCCCAGGCCATCACCTCCTTGCACAGCAGCAACGACAGCGGATTCTCTAACGAGCCTCCGGTCCATCCTGACATCGATTACAGCGACGACGAGGCCATCAGGTGAGGGGTAGATTGTGTTTGTTCGCCTCTTCTCGGTTTTGTTTTCTATTCGAATACTACGAGGCACCATTTGCAACGCGGCGCAGATCGCCTTGGAAGCCAGACTTTTACTGGCtttgtgatatttttctgGCTTGGTTTTTTGGCACACGGTTTTCGCTCACGACTGATCATATTCTTCATGGAATTCTGGCACGCGTGTTGTACAGATATTTTTGttgatgtttcttttttttattattctctgtTACTTGGACAGGAATTCATACTGCCAAATTGATCCTTTGACtggataataatgatgatacatagaaaaaaaatgtatgtgtaACATAATATCACGTAACAACGATCCATCAAGCTATTGTATGAAGGAAGCTCTGGACATGGAAATGGTGCAGCTGCGGTATATTATTGGTTACGTTTAGCGCATAGTAAGGACTCGGGACACACACACCATATGTGGGATGGTGGTCGGTGCACGGCAAAGAGTCTGCGTTAAAATTCCGCAAGGTTTTctcctttttcaaaataacgaattttcaagctttttaACCCTATCCCTTTTGTCTTGTCTTACtttcttctattttatttGCGTTCTGTACTATCCGGAACGCGATACGGAAATCGGCATCAATCGGTGGCGGAGCTTTGAAACTGCTTGGATCTCTTTCCTTGTACCATCgtgctttttcatttttcaccctgACTTGTACAGTGTCTGTAAGCCAGCCTCGTTTATCTACATCCCCGtctgtttgttttctttgttttccgTCATGCCTTATCACCTCGTCAtcccgaaaaaaaaacacgaaaacaaaattaaaaacaaaaaaaaacaaacatcaACTCCAAAGCAGGCAGCGACGTAAGCCCCGAGCGGAGAGAATCGCGGATGCTGACAGGGTACAGGGGACTCAGCAACAGCACGCGAGGGAAGACGGGGGAACAATGACCAAGGAGTGGCAGAACGACTCCTGGAAGACCATACCGAAGGACGAGAACAGCTGGCAGCTATACAAGAACGCGATGGACCTATGGGACAACGTCGATCAGGGTACGGGGGGCGGCGACAAGCCGGAAACGCGGTACCATCAACACGTCGAACGGGAGCGCGAGGAAGCGGATACCCCGAGGATCGCGACGAACCCTCGAGCATACGCGAGGAACTCGGTAGAGCGAAGCAGCAAGGCGGGAGGCGAAGCTTACGAGCGAAACGGAGAGTACTCGAGCGACTACGAGGGGCGGGCCCGACGACCCAGGGAACGACCGAACCCCAACCAGCGGAACAAGTTTCGGGATGAACCTGCGAGTCCCCCGCGATACGCGCAGCGGCGAACGACGAAGGTCGCGACTCAGGAGCAGGAGTACAAGTCGGAGAAGCAGAGCGGGCCCGGGAAGTACGGGGCCAACGAGTACACGCCGAGGTACGAGAACAAGGCGAAGAAGTACTACGAGGACGACGTGACCGACGGGAACGAGCAGAGTGGGATGAGCAACGTACGCCGAGGGTACAAGCCTGTATCGCAGTGCGAAACTCCGACCGGCTACGACGAGGACGCTAAGCCGGAATCGGACTCGGACGAGGAGAGCACCGTAACTCTACCGGAAACCGGACGCAAGGTCGAGCACATTGCGCAGAAGCTGGAACAGACAGCGCAGAAGTACGCGCGGGGTTTGAGTCCCGCTAAATTCGTCGATCCGGGGACCGTTGCCGAGCTTAAGGAGGAGTACAAGGACTCTCAGGATGACGCGGAGGGCAGAGGTTACGACAGGGAACgcgagagggagagggaaCGGTACTtcgagagggagagaaacTTGGAGAAGAATCGAAGGGTCGAGCGGGCTTCGAGTCGGCGTTTCGACGAGAGGCCCAGACCGCCGTTCGAGGAGGCCCCGGATCGGCCGAGGCTTCCGCCTTACCGGGAACGACGGTATTCGGAGAAGGAAGAGATTTACGGGGAGACGGTTGGACGAGGGGGACGCGAGAATTCGGGAGTAGACGGCAAGGATCGCGGGTACGAGTCTAACTTCGAGACGAAACTGGAGCGCAGCAAAGTCGCGGAGAAGTTGAACAGGGCCGATCAGCGCGGGCAGAGTCCTCTAAAGTTTGACAAAAACGGACAGAAGATCACCAATCACAACGACACGAactacaacaacaacaacaacaacaacaacaacaacaacaacaacacccTGCAGAAGAACGAGAAACGCCTTACCTCCCGTCACGGGATGTCGAATTTTGAGACAGACGGCAAGGGACCGAAACTCGTGAAGCGGACCAAGTCCTTCTGGCGATTCCGGCGCGACTCGGACGTCCTCGAAGGCATGGCGCTTTGGCAGCATCGCTCCCTCGTCGACATACCGAAGATGCTTAAACGCGAAGAGGCACGAGAACGACGAGAGGATCACGAGCGCGGAACATCGACGGAGGATCGCGACCATTCGCCGGGGGGGCGGGATCCCGAAGGGGGACATCGGGCGGCTAGGGAACGGCCACGCGACCGAGAAAGGGGGGCGGAGGAGCCGAAACCCGCGGAGAGGATACACAAACCGGAAAGATCCGGGGAGCAGCAAGCTTTTTCCGACGATTTCCCCACACCCGCGGAAAGGCCGAAGGTCAGCGAAAGGTCCGAGTACCGGAtgcagcaacaacagcagcagcagcacgagGAACGCGCGTATTTCGTGGGGAATATATCGAGGAAAGCGATACTGGAGAATGAGCGCAAGCGCAGCCTCGAGGCCAAGCAGAACATGGTCGTCGCCGAACTGAAGGTGACGAACGAGACGAAGAAGAGCGAACGCCGTAAGAAGGCCTACGGCGACGACGATGACGgtcttattcaaaatttctccGACACCGAGGCTTCCGACGAAGAGTCTACGTACAGCTGCATCGTTGTCAAGGATCAGGTTGTCGCTGAGAAGACTTTACTGCCGAGGACCAAACTCCGCAAGGACGGTGACAGGGATAAAGGGTGGGGACGGGAGAGGGAAAGGGAtagggagagggagagggagagaaacaCTTGCGGGCCTTGGTACGATCTCTGGGGGGTCGATCCTTCCGTAAAGAGTAAGAAACAGTAAATGCCCGCGGCGTTACCACGGAGGGGAACGATCGGAAACATCGctactttatttttatcgtttgtTATTGTTCTTCGCTGCATTTTATGTAACGCCTAATTTTATGTTTAACACACCCGTGTGACCTTTTCCGTTTGTTTCTGTTCAATTTTATCTACAACGCATACGTTTTGGAAGATACCGCGAGGAGAAATCGGTACCACTTTTTTTCAAGtcgataataaaattgttccaACAATTCCTCCATGCCGAATATCAATAGAAAATGTTATTCCTTTTCTGTATTTATGGACCTCtcgttcaatttattaaattattactTTACGGAGACGTTAAAGAAAgagggaattgaaaaaattgtaccgATTTTTTTCCGCGTCATTTCGTCTTACGCGTATGGCTCTGAGATCTTCTGTCAGTGTGCgatgtgtgaattttttaatttttccttgtATGTAACCCTGTTCACCTAAACGTGCAAAAACATTTTACGCCCCGAGGTTTACCCTCCAAATTATCTGTACATCATGATGTTTACTTTAGCGAGGGAAGAGAACGGGagaagaagagggaaaaaaaaatgaaataacgaGGGAGAGTGAAAGAGTGGAATAATTCTGTCCAGAGGGTGATGATGTGACGGAGGGTGAGCGGCGGGGTGTTGAATCGAGAAATTTGGCGTCGCTGAAGAGCTTTTTGCGGATACATGTTTTGTGTGTTGCTGTTATTTTTCACCCCATCCCCTTGTTTTTGCCTTTGTTTTTCGACCTCCGCACGATAAACATTAAAACACGATCGAGGGGCGCATCAAAAAGTCATTCAAACTTCCCTGAATTACTTTACTTGGCAGGAAATGGCCGGCCCGATGTTGGCTCTCCCAGAAGCAAACAACACCCGCGTCCACACAATTGCAAAATCTCGATagtattttgttgtttttttttcttttcttctttctcttttcacgGATAAACTTTATAATCGCAGCTGTCACACACTCTTGCGTATTTCAAAGCTCTTAAGCACCGAtcaaaatatcgataaaaaattttgcttttagattactttttcttcttaataatttattactatGTTATGATTTGAGGCacaacgatttaaaaaaaacagtacTACACAATACTCCGGTCTCGTAAATACGTATGAGGTATACGCACagagattattattatcgttattgttattattatttaaacataTATTTAACTAtaatgtattctttttttttttttttttaatcatatgCATACGAAACACTGCTTTGCATCaggtaaaaattcacaatgaCTGCAAAGTGAAAGGGAATTTTATGCACATTTATCACGAATGTTGCGGTAGAGAAAAACTTCGCTCCCATCATCGATCAGCGTTGCGACGAAACCAAGGCGAGCtgaagtatatgtataaatggtgcttgaaatttcatcgatgCAATGAatggaatttcttttttaaaggGTGCGAGGAGAGTGCGTCACGCACGTTTATTTACGAAGATTACGAGTAGATGATTAACGTCCCGCAGGGGTAGTGCATGCTATGGTGTCGGTACTAACCTGGGATTATTTCAGGGGGAACATATTCGCAACGGTGAAGCTCCGCAAGACGAAGACCAACGACCGATCGGCACCGGCCTTGTCATGAAACACGCTATTGTTATAGATCgaacgaagaataaaaatcttaTCACATTCCACGGTGTGAATGTTCGTCCATCACGTTGTTCGAGAACGCCATGCATGTTACGAATAAAATACACACGTCATAGGTGCAATATAggaagaagaaattatttcaaattatatgtatagaaaatAATAAGCGGTTATTTTTCACTGATAACACGGTGTGACTCGTGTTTCATCGGGGCATTAGTAAAGTAATTCGTTGTTATCGATTGTGCAGAAATAATAGCTACGATGCGAGAACgagaattttatcaaaattactcTGAAGGCGAGAGAATagtgaaagaagaagaaaaaaaaaaggaaaacgtaTCAAGctctcatttttattcaccggTTAGGTTActagaagaaaataattttttatacacacacgtattCGTCCGatacatgtaaaaaatgaaaataaaaaataa
It encodes the following:
- the LOC124303428 gene encoding zinc finger CCCH domain-containing protein 13 isoform X2, encoding METEELTRLVDGIYKNILDKFNPGARQLINAGKAYLKALHGAAAASRVYVDALSRLARQAQLGTWGGSQDVGSALMRIVEVYKEIQEQELNILKAFYVDLLVPLETNLEKDTKVVQSEQKRFLQQHKTRSETYSKAAATIKKQRKKSRGASKSGLAMDKELKNMQILEEEKSKLDAFCEQSLKNAMTQERRRYGFVLERQCSLAKHYVSFHEVALAALHPSVDEWREVAGTREYLPQSVEDMFASRLRQVSFWPEDDENGGSELTLSSQLRKTRSMDSSCLELRLGPPPGNNATQNHGPPLHHIALSRARSEANLHASSLSLGPEAPETPPRPRSMAPASRSSGMGGVGGVGTGGGWGDAPLARALFAYLSSGENQLSFLEGDLIALMGDRQKGWQFGENLRTQSSGWFPLAYTEIIIDETLGSPSRASNSGRTPEPRVVPPCKPPPSRPPVTPGVEEGTSSNSSHTPTNMSNSNSSQTITTPTSRQAKSMRPSGTLPAALAGGRRVQPPVPPVPPPQAITSLHSSNDSGFSNEPPVHPDIDYSDDEAIRQRRKPRAERIADADRVQGTQQQHAREDGGTMTKEWQNDSWKTIPKDENSWQLYKNAMDLWDNVDQGTGGGDKPETRYHQHVEREREEADTPRIATNPRAYARNSVERSSKAGGEAYERNGEYSSDYEGRARRPRERPNPNQRNKFRDEPASPPRYAQRRTTKVATQEQEYKSEKQSGPGKYGANEYTPRYENKAKKYYEDDVTDGNEQSGMSNVRRGYKPVSQCETPTGYDEDAKPESDSDEESTVTLPETGRKVEHIAQKLEQTAQKYARGLSPAKFVDPGTVAELKEEYKDSQDDAEGRGYDRERERERERYFERERNLEKNRRVERASSRRFDERPRPPFEEAPDRPRLPPYRERRYSEKEEIYGETVGRGGRENSGVDGKDRGYESNFETKLERSKVAEKLNRADQRGQSPLKFDKNGQKITNHNDTNYNNNNNNNNNNNNNTLQKNEKRLTSRHGMSNFETDGKGPKLVKRTKSFWRFRRDSDVLEGMALWQHRSLVDIPKMLKREEARERREDHERGTSTEDRDHSPGGRDPEGGHRAARERPRDRERGAEEPKPAERIHKPERSGEQQAFSDDFPTPAERPKVSERSEYRMQQQQQQQHEERAYFVGNISRKAILENERKRSLEAKQNMVVAELKVTNETKKSERRKKAYGDDDDGLIQNFSDTEASDEESTYSCIVVKDQVVAEKTLLPRTKLRKDGDRDKGWGRERERDRERERERNTCGPWYDLWGVDPSVKSKKQ
- the LOC124303428 gene encoding zinc finger CCCH domain-containing protein 13 isoform X1, translated to METEELTRLVDGIYKNILDKFNPGARQLINAGKAYLKALHGAAAASRVYVDALSRLARQAQLGTWGGSQDVGSALMRIVEVYKEIQEQELNILKAFYVDLLVPLETNLEKDTKVVQSEQKRFLQQHKTRSETYSKAAATIKKQRKKSRGASKSGLAMDKELKNMQILEEEKSKLDAFCEQSLKNAMTQERRRYGFVLERQCSLAKHYVSFHEVALAALHPSVDEWREVAGTREYLPQSVEDMFASRLRQVSFWPEDDENGGSELTLSSQLRKTRSMDSSCLELRLGPPPGNNATQNHGPPLHHIALSRARSEANLHASSLSLGPEAPETPPRPRSMAPASRSSGMGGVGGVGTGGGWGDAPLARALFAYLSSGENQLSFLEGDLIALMGDRQKGWQFGENLRTQSSGWFPLAYTEIIIDETLGSPSRASNSGRTPEPRVVPPCKPPPSRPPVTPGVEEGTSSNSSHTPTNMSNSNSSQTITTPTSRQAKSMRPSGTLPAALAGGRRVQPPVPPVPPPQAITSLHSSNDSGFSNEPPVHPDIDYSDDEAISRQRRKPRAERIADADRVQGTQQQHAREDGGTMTKEWQNDSWKTIPKDENSWQLYKNAMDLWDNVDQGTGGGDKPETRYHQHVEREREEADTPRIATNPRAYARNSVERSSKAGGEAYERNGEYSSDYEGRARRPRERPNPNQRNKFRDEPASPPRYAQRRTTKVATQEQEYKSEKQSGPGKYGANEYTPRYENKAKKYYEDDVTDGNEQSGMSNVRRGYKPVSQCETPTGYDEDAKPESDSDEESTVTLPETGRKVEHIAQKLEQTAQKYARGLSPAKFVDPGTVAELKEEYKDSQDDAEGRGYDRERERERERYFERERNLEKNRRVERASSRRFDERPRPPFEEAPDRPRLPPYRERRYSEKEEIYGETVGRGGRENSGVDGKDRGYESNFETKLERSKVAEKLNRADQRGQSPLKFDKNGQKITNHNDTNYNNNNNNNNNNNNNTLQKNEKRLTSRHGMSNFETDGKGPKLVKRTKSFWRFRRDSDVLEGMALWQHRSLVDIPKMLKREEARERREDHERGTSTEDRDHSPGGRDPEGGHRAARERPRDRERGAEEPKPAERIHKPERSGEQQAFSDDFPTPAERPKVSERSEYRMQQQQQQQHEERAYFVGNISRKAILENERKRSLEAKQNMVVAELKVTNETKKSERRKKAYGDDDDGLIQNFSDTEASDEESTYSCIVVKDQVVAEKTLLPRTKLRKDGDRDKGWGRERERDRERERERNTCGPWYDLWGVDPSVKSKKQ